The following are encoded together in the Flavobacterium sp. TR2 genome:
- the cdd gene encoding cytidine deaminase, translating to MKEINITSSFTIFDNLNELPAEIQDLMNQAVEIRKKAYAPYSKFKVGAALLLDNGKVILGSNQENAAYPSGLCAERTAIFYAGSTYPEAKILKMAITAASDTNQTAAPIPPCGSCRQSIAEYEIKQDTPIEIYFMGEIGEVYKSSSLKNLLPLMFDKKFL from the coding sequence ATGAAAGAAATCAACATAACCTCTTCATTTACAATATTTGATAATTTAAATGAACTTCCAGCCGAAATTCAGGACTTGATGAATCAAGCTGTAGAAATCAGAAAAAAAGCCTACGCTCCTTATTCAAAGTTTAAAGTTGGCGCTGCTCTCCTTCTAGACAACGGAAAAGTGATTTTAGGTTCTAATCAAGAAAATGCGGCTTATCCGTCTGGACTTTGCGCAGAACGAACTGCAATTTTTTATGCAGGAAGCACCTACCCAGAAGCAAAAATTCTAAAAATGGCAATTACAGCAGCTTCAGACACCAATCAGACCGCTGCCCCTATTCCGCCTTGCGGATCTTGCCGACAATCAATAGCTGAATACGAGATAAAACAAGACACTCCGATTGAAATCTATTTTATGGGAGAAATTGGTGAAGTTTACAAATCTTCGTCTTTAAAAAATCTGCTCCCATTGATGTTCGACAAAAAGTTCTTGTAA
- a CDS encoding helix-turn-helix domain-containing protein: protein MSSQNVFTLINPQNGNLAFKILPFDDNSHFDHLQRNNYYSLIWVTKGKGKVKADFAEHQFEENSLLAFSPYQPFMLCVNEPIEGIAIHFHPDFYCIHMHQKEVSCNGVLFNNIYQPPYVQVTEQASQTFNMVISQMKAEIQNAELAQYELLISYLKIFLITASRLKTEQLEEMKSVPDSKEPFILQNLKDAIELNFKTKHSAGNYAELLNISPKALAKLPKNYFNKTLTDLISERIIIEAKRELYLTNKTVKEIAYELGYEDEHYFSRFFKTNADVSPQIYRETVGFGKMEA, encoded by the coding sequence ATGAGTTCTCAAAATGTTTTTACTTTAATCAATCCGCAAAACGGCAATTTGGCTTTCAAAATTCTTCCTTTTGATGATAACAGCCATTTTGATCATTTACAGCGAAACAATTATTACTCTCTCATTTGGGTTACAAAAGGAAAAGGCAAAGTAAAAGCCGATTTTGCAGAACATCAATTTGAAGAAAACTCGCTTCTGGCTTTTTCTCCGTATCAGCCTTTTATGCTTTGCGTAAACGAACCCATTGAAGGAATTGCCATTCATTTTCATCCTGACTTCTATTGCATTCATATGCATCAAAAAGAAGTTTCGTGCAATGGCGTTTTATTCAACAATATCTATCAGCCTCCTTATGTTCAGGTGACAGAGCAAGCATCGCAGACTTTCAATATGGTGATTAGCCAAATGAAAGCCGAAATTCAAAATGCTGAATTGGCGCAATACGAATTGCTGATCTCGTATTTGAAGATTTTTCTAATTACGGCTTCAAGATTAAAAACAGAACAATTGGAAGAAATGAAATCGGTTCCAGATTCTAAAGAACCTTTTATTCTTCAAAATTTGAAAGATGCGATCGAACTGAATTTTAAAACCAAACATTCAGCTGGAAATTATGCCGAATTGCTGAATATTTCTCCAAAAGCGCTGGCTAAATTGCCTAAGAATTATTTCAATAAAACCTTAACCGATTTAATTTCCGAAAGAATCATTATTGAAGCTAAGAGAGAGCTTTATCTGACCAACAAAACCGTAAAAGAAATAGCCTACGAATTGGGTTATGAGGACGAACATTATTTTAGCCGTTTCTTTAAAACCAATGCTGATGTTTCGCCTCAAATTTATCGCGAAACTGTCGGATTCGGAAAAATGGAAGCTTAA
- the porV gene encoding type IX secretion system outer membrane channel protein PorV: MKKLSLLLICIFSIYTSKAQESRPIVTGVPFLLVAADARAAGLADQGVATSADVFSQQWNPAKYAFSEDAQGLSISYTPYLTDLANDISLGQITYYNKINERSAFAGSFRYFGFGGIELRYTGDPNEAVREVNPNEFALDGSYSLKLSDKFSMAVAARFINSNLKVASEEVDATSASSFAVDVAAFYQSEEIAYQDFNGRWRAGVNLQNMGPKISYDNDDVSSNFLPANLRLGGGFDFIFDDYNKFTLSAELTKLLVPTPPGIGTPVDVNGDGDYDDPEDISQQEATDIGYRNYNDIGWFQGIFKSFGDAPGGFKEEMKEVTYSIAGEYMYQDAFAFRLGYYHESPEKGAKQFFSLGAGFKYNIMKIDVSYLFSASKIKNPLENTLRFSLTFNFGDKYETY, from the coding sequence ATGAAAAAACTATCACTCTTACTAATTTGTATTTTTAGCATTTACACTTCAAAGGCTCAGGAATCAAGGCCTATTGTTACTGGAGTGCCCTTTTTATTAGTCGCTGCTGATGCTAGAGCAGCAGGTTTGGCAGACCAAGGTGTCGCTACTTCTGCAGACGTTTTCTCTCAACAATGGAACCCTGCAAAGTATGCATTTTCTGAAGATGCACAAGGCCTTTCCATCAGTTACACTCCTTATTTGACAGATCTTGCCAATGATATTTCGTTAGGTCAGATTACATATTACAACAAAATTAACGAACGAAGCGCATTTGCAGGAAGTTTTCGCTATTTTGGTTTTGGAGGAATTGAATTAAGATACACCGGAGACCCAAATGAAGCCGTTAGAGAAGTAAATCCGAACGAGTTTGCCTTAGACGGATCATATTCGCTTAAATTAAGCGACAAATTCTCCATGGCTGTTGCCGCACGTTTTATCAATTCAAATTTAAAAGTTGCTTCAGAAGAAGTTGACGCTACGTCTGCAAGTTCATTTGCTGTTGATGTTGCTGCTTTTTACCAATCGGAAGAAATTGCTTATCAAGATTTCAACGGAAGATGGAGAGCTGGTGTCAATCTTCAAAATATGGGACCAAAAATCAGCTACGATAACGACGATGTAAGCTCAAACTTCTTACCTGCCAATTTACGATTAGGCGGAGGATTCGATTTTATCTTTGACGATTACAACAAGTTTACTTTAAGCGCTGAACTTACTAAACTTTTAGTTCCAACTCCTCCAGGAATTGGAACACCGGTAGATGTAAATGGCGACGGAGACTACGATGATCCTGAAGATATTTCGCAACAAGAAGCAACAGATATCGGCTATAGAAACTATAATGATATCGGATGGTTCCAAGGAATCTTTAAATCTTTTGGAGATGCTCCAGGCGGATTTAAAGAAGAAATGAAAGAGGTAACTTACAGCATTGCTGGAGAATATATGTATCAAGATGCTTTTGCTTTCCGTTTAGGATATTATCACGAAAGCCCAGAGAAAGGCGCCAAGCAATTTTTCTCTTTAGGAGCAGGTTTTAAATACAACATCATGAAAATTGATGTTTCATACTTATTCTCTGCATCTAAAATAAAAAATCCTTTGGAAAACACGCTTCGTTTCTCTTTAACGTTTAACTTTGGAGACAAATACGAAACTTATTAA
- a CDS encoding carboxymuconolactone decarboxylase family protein, translating into MARLTALNPEEVTGKTKDLFNAVQAKLGVVPNMMRTMGNSPAVLEGYLNLSGALSHGKLSAKTGELIALAASESNSCDYCLAAHTFIGEKLVKADPAVLKAARSGNSADAKTEAILQLAKTLISKGGLVNDEDVNKAKNAGVSDAEIAEIIGHVALNVLTNYFNNVANTEIDFPTV; encoded by the coding sequence ATGGCACGATTAACAGCTTTAAACCCAGAAGAAGTAACAGGAAAAACTAAAGATTTATTCAACGCAGTTCAAGCAAAATTAGGCGTTGTACCAAACATGATGAGAACAATGGGAAATTCTCCAGCGGTTTTGGAAGGATATTTAAATTTAAGCGGCGCTTTGAGCCACGGAAAACTAAGCGCAAAAACTGGCGAATTAATCGCTTTGGCCGCTTCAGAAAGCAACTCTTGCGATTACTGTTTGGCAGCCCACACTTTTATTGGAGAAAAATTAGTAAAAGCAGATCCAGCAGTTTTAAAAGCGGCAAGATCAGGAAATTCTGCTGATGCGAAAACGGAAGCTATTTTACAATTGGCCAAAACATTAATCAGCAAAGGCGGTTTAGTAAATGATGAGGATGTAAACAAAGCGAAAAATGCAGGTGTTTCTGATGCTGAAATTGCAGAAATTATTGGCCATGTAGCCTTAAATGTTTTAACAAACTACTTCAATAATGTAGCCAATACAGAAATAGACTTTCCAACAGTTTAA
- a CDS encoding hydrolase/aminopeptidase, with protein MKKLILVTLFLTAIACQKKEQTEKTAAVTDEHSYSKPELAVVKHLDLDIKVDFDTQTISGKASWTIDNISKGNEIIFDENTLNITKVTLGDEEKETKFELGAATEFHGKPLHITIEPNTTKVNIYYNTTKDGVALQWLKPEQTADKKKPFVFSQGESVWSRTWIPCQDSPGIRFTYNAKVTVPKDLLAVMSAVNPQKKNDTGIYTFKQDKAIPSYLMAIAVGDIEFQAIDNRTGVYAEPSMLKKSAYEFAELGKMVDAAEKLYGPYRWGRYDVLVLPPSFPYGGMENPNLTFLTPGVIAGDRSLTSLLAHELGHSWSGNLVTNATWDDIWLNEGFTTYVEHRIGEAIFGKKEFEMQNVITNKELTDNVAEYGNTSPDTRLKVSLTGRNPDDGISMIPYVKGYAFLRVIENAVGRDKFDPFIKNYFDSHAFKSITTEDFVKYLNDNLIKGDKALADKIKLDDWIYKPGIPSNIVPVSSADFDAIDKIQKSWRETGVAGLSKKITTTAEKQHFIDHLPADITAKEMEAIDNEFNFTKDGNFIIKRQWFVQALIHQYKPAYPAIEQFLIGISRTGSVMMLYKEMVKTPEGKAWAKQVFDKAKSGYHATTIQAVEGILK; from the coding sequence ATGAAGAAACTAATTCTTGTCACTTTATTTCTGACCGCAATAGCCTGCCAGAAAAAAGAGCAAACAGAAAAAACAGCTGCAGTCACAGACGAACACAGCTACTCTAAACCCGAACTGGCTGTTGTAAAACATCTTGATCTTGACATCAAAGTTGATTTTGACACACAAACTATTTCAGGAAAAGCATCTTGGACAATTGACAACATCAGCAAAGGAAACGAAATCATCTTTGACGAAAACACTTTAAACATTACAAAAGTAACTTTAGGTGACGAAGAAAAAGAAACCAAATTTGAACTTGGTGCAGCCACAGAATTTCACGGAAAACCGCTTCATATTACAATTGAGCCAAACACCACCAAAGTAAATATTTACTACAACACAACTAAAGATGGTGTTGCATTACAATGGCTAAAACCAGAACAGACTGCAGACAAAAAGAAACCTTTTGTTTTCTCACAAGGTGAAAGCGTTTGGTCAAGAACTTGGATTCCGTGTCAGGATTCGCCAGGAATTCGTTTTACCTATAATGCTAAAGTTACCGTTCCTAAAGATTTATTAGCCGTTATGAGTGCCGTAAATCCGCAGAAGAAAAATGATACTGGTATTTATACTTTTAAGCAAGACAAAGCAATTCCGTCTTACCTAATGGCAATAGCAGTTGGAGATATCGAATTTCAAGCGATTGACAATAGAACTGGAGTCTATGCAGAACCATCGATGCTGAAAAAATCAGCTTATGAATTTGCTGAACTGGGCAAAATGGTTGATGCTGCCGAAAAATTATACGGACCATATCGTTGGGGACGTTACGATGTTTTGGTGTTGCCTCCAAGTTTCCCTTATGGCGGAATGGAAAATCCAAACTTGACTTTTTTAACTCCGGGAGTAATTGCCGGAGATCGTTCGCTTACAAGCTTATTGGCGCATGAATTAGGCCACAGCTGGAGCGGAAACTTAGTTACAAATGCTACATGGGATGATATTTGGCTAAACGAAGGTTTTACTACTTATGTAGAACACAGAATTGGTGAAGCCATTTTTGGGAAGAAAGAATTTGAAATGCAAAACGTTATCACCAACAAAGAATTAACTGACAATGTTGCTGAATATGGGAACACAAGTCCTGACACAAGATTAAAAGTTAGCTTAACAGGAAGAAATCCAGACGATGGAATCAGCATGATCCCTTATGTAAAAGGATATGCTTTTTTAAGAGTTATTGAAAATGCTGTTGGGCGCGATAAATTCGATCCGTTTATCAAAAACTATTTCGATTCTCATGCTTTCAAATCTATTACAACCGAGGATTTTGTAAAATATTTAAATGACAATCTTATCAAAGGAGACAAAGCTCTAGCTGACAAAATCAAATTAGACGATTGGATCTACAAGCCGGGAATTCCATCAAACATTGTTCCTGTTAGCTCTGCTGATTTTGACGCAATTGATAAAATCCAAAAAAGCTGGAGAGAAACTGGCGTTGCAGGATTAAGCAAAAAAATCACAACTACTGCCGAAAAGCAGCATTTTATAGACCATCTTCCTGCTGATATTACAGCAAAAGAAATGGAAGCGATTGATAATGAATTCAACTTCACAAAAGACGGCAATTTCATTATTAAGCGCCAATGGTTTGTGCAGGCATTAATTCATCAATACAAACCAGCATATCCTGCAATCGAACAGTTTTTAATTGGAATCAGCAGAACGGGTTCTGTTATGATGCTTTATAAAGAAATGGTTAAAACTCCCGAAGGAAAAGCATGGGCTAAACAGGTTTTTGACAAAGCAAAATCTGGCTATCATGCAACGACCATTCAGGCTGTTGAAGGTATTTTGAAGTAA
- a CDS encoding pyruvate dehydrogenase complex dihydrolipoamide acetyltransferase: protein MAIKVTMPRLSDTMTEGTVATWLKKVGDKVSEGDILAEIETDKATMEFESFNEGTLLHIGIQAGETAPVDSLLAIIGKEGEDISALLAGGDAPAAEAPKADTPATEAKTEAPAPAKAATELPKGVIVVTMPRLSDTMTEGTVATWLKKVGDTVAEGDILAEIETDKATMEFESFNAGTLLYIGIQEGNTAPVDSLLAIIGPAGTDISGIADNFTAGGAATAPAPATEETKAAAPAAEKAPEAVAETSNGGRILASPLAKKIASDKGIQLSQVKGSGENGRIVKSDIENFTPSAQAQTAASAPAAKQEASAPAAPKVFVPAGEVYTEEIKNSQMRKIIAKRLSESLFTAPHYNLVIEVSMDEAMQARAAINSVPDTKVSFNDMVIKACALALKKHPKINSTWKEDAIIINHHVNIGVAVAVEDGLVVPVLKFTDAMSLSQIGGSVRDLAGRAKNKKLGPQEMEGSTFTVSNLGMFGITEFNSIINQPNSAILSVGAIVEKPVVKNGQIVVGNTMMLSLACDHRTIDGATGAQFLQTLKQYIESPVTMLA, encoded by the coding sequence ATGGCAATTAAAGTAACAATGCCTCGTTTGAGCGATACTATGACGGAAGGAACGGTAGCAACTTGGCTTAAAAAAGTAGGCGACAAAGTAAGCGAAGGCGATATCTTAGCTGAAATCGAAACAGACAAAGCAACTATGGAGTTCGAATCTTTTAACGAAGGAACTCTTTTACATATTGGAATTCAAGCTGGAGAAACTGCTCCGGTTGATTCATTATTAGCGATCATCGGTAAAGAAGGAGAAGATATTTCTGCTCTTTTAGCTGGTGGTGACGCTCCTGCAGCCGAAGCTCCTAAAGCGGATACTCCTGCTACAGAAGCAAAAACTGAAGCTCCTGCTCCGGCTAAAGCTGCAACTGAATTACCAAAAGGTGTTATTGTTGTAACTATGCCACGTTTGAGCGATACTATGACTGAAGGTACAGTAGCAACCTGGTTGAAAAAAGTAGGTGATACTGTTGCTGAAGGTGATATTTTAGCAGAAATTGAAACAGACAAAGCTACTATGGAGTTTGAGTCTTTCAATGCTGGAACATTATTATACATCGGAATCCAAGAAGGAAACACAGCTCCTGTTGACAGTTTATTAGCTATCATCGGGCCTGCTGGGACTGATATTTCTGGAATTGCTGATAACTTTACTGCCGGAGGCGCTGCAACTGCTCCCGCTCCTGCTACTGAAGAAACAAAAGCTGCCGCTCCTGCTGCCGAAAAAGCACCAGAAGCTGTTGCTGAAACTTCAAACGGAGGAAGAATTTTAGCTTCACCATTAGCTAAAAAAATCGCTTCTGACAAAGGAATTCAATTAAGCCAAGTTAAAGGATCTGGAGAAAATGGACGTATCGTAAAAAGCGATATCGAGAACTTTACTCCATCTGCTCAGGCTCAAACTGCTGCTTCAGCACCTGCTGCTAAACAAGAAGCATCTGCTCCTGCTGCACCAAAAGTATTTGTTCCTGCTGGTGAAGTTTACACAGAAGAGATCAAAAACTCTCAAATGCGTAAAATCATTGCAAAACGTCTTTCCGAATCTCTATTCACTGCGCCTCACTACAACTTAGTGATCGAAGTAAGCATGGACGAAGCTATGCAGGCAAGAGCTGCTATCAACAGCGTTCCAGATACAAAAGTATCTTTCAACGATATGGTAATCAAAGCTTGTGCTTTAGCATTGAAAAAACACCCAAAAATCAACTCTACTTGGAAAGAAGATGCAATCATCATCAATCACCACGTAAACATTGGTGTTGCCGTAGCTGTTGAAGACGGATTAGTAGTTCCTGTATTGAAATTTACTGACGCTATGAGTTTATCTCAAATTGGCGGTTCAGTAAGAGATCTTGCTGGAAGAGCTAAAAACAAAAAATTAGGACCACAAGAAATGGAAGGAAGTACTTTTACAGTATCTAACCTTGGTATGTTTGGTATCACTGAATTCAATTCAATCATCAACCAGCCAAACTCTGCTATCCTTTCTGTAGGTGCAATTGTTGAGAAACCAGTAGTTAAAAACGGTCAGATCGTAGTTGGAAACACAATGATGTTATCATTAGCTTGCGACCACAGAACAATTGACGGTGCAACTGGAGCTCAGTTCTTACAAACATTAAAACAATACATCGAAAGCCCAGTTACAATGTTGGCGTAA
- the pdhA gene encoding pyruvate dehydrogenase (acetyl-transferring) E1 component subunit alpha, with translation MKEVTKEVYLKWYEDMLLWRKFEDKLAALYIQQKVRGFLHLYNGQEAVLAGALHAMDLTKDKMITAYRNHVQPIGMGVDPRNVMAELLGKATGTSKGMGGSMHIFSKEHGFYGGHGIVGAQIPVGAGIAFADKYFNTGGVTMTYFGDGAARQGSLHEAFNMAMLWKLPVVFIVENNGYAMGTSVERTANHTDIWKLGLGYEMPCGPVDGMNPVKVAEAMHEAIERARRGDGPTFLEMKTYRYRGHSMSDAQLYRSKEEVEEYKKIDPITQVLDVIMDQKYATEEEIEVIDQRVKDLVEECAKFAEESPYPDLQQLYDVVYAQEDYPFTPHKL, from the coding sequence ATGAAAGAAGTTACAAAAGAGGTATATTTAAAGTGGTATGAAGACATGCTGCTTTGGAGAAAGTTTGAAGACAAACTTGCAGCGTTATACATCCAACAAAAAGTTAGAGGTTTTCTACACTTATATAATGGTCAGGAAGCTGTATTAGCGGGTGCACTGCACGCTATGGATTTGACCAAAGATAAAATGATTACTGCTTACAGAAACCACGTTCAGCCAATCGGTATGGGAGTTGATCCTAGAAACGTAATGGCAGAACTTTTAGGAAAAGCAACAGGAACTTCTAAAGGTATGGGAGGTTCTATGCACATTTTCTCTAAAGAACACGGTTTTTATGGCGGGCACGGAATTGTAGGTGCTCAAATTCCTGTTGGAGCTGGTATTGCTTTTGCAGACAAATATTTTAACACTGGCGGTGTTACTATGACTTATTTTGGTGACGGAGCTGCTAGACAAGGTTCTCTTCATGAAGCTTTTAATATGGCTATGTTATGGAAATTGCCAGTTGTATTTATCGTTGAAAACAACGGTTATGCAATGGGAACTTCTGTAGAAAGAACTGCAAACCACACTGACATCTGGAAATTAGGTTTAGGTTACGAAATGCCTTGCGGACCTGTTGACGGAATGAATCCTGTAAAAGTTGCTGAAGCTATGCACGAAGCTATCGAAAGAGCTCGCCGTGGTGACGGACCAACTTTCCTTGAAATGAAAACGTACCGTTACAGAGGACACTCTATGTCTGACGCACAATTATACCGTTCTAAAGAAGAGGTAGAAGAGTACAAAAAAATCGACCCGATTACTCAAGTTCTTGATGTAATTATGGATCAAAAATATGCTACTGAAGAAGAAATTGAAGTAATTGACCAAAGAGTTAAAGACTTAGTTGAAGAGTGTGCGAAATTTGCTGAAGAATCTCCATACCCAGACTTGCAACAATTGTACGATGTAGTATACGCACAAGAAGACTATCCATTTACACCTCATAAATTATAA